A single region of the Streptomyces virginiae genome encodes:
- the gap gene encoding type I glyceraldehyde-3-phosphate dehydrogenase, with protein MTRIAINGFGRIGRNVLRALLERDTDLEVVAVNDLTEPATLARLLAYDTTSGRLGRPVTVEGNVLVVDGHRITVLAEREPEQLPWAELEVDLVLEATGRFTSAEAARGHIKAGARKVLVSAPSDGADVTLAFGVNTDAYDPAEHVIVSNASCTTNALAPLAAVLDELAGIEHGFMTTVHAYTQEQNLQDGPHRDPRRARAAGVNIVPTSTGAAKAIGLVLPQLDGKLSGDSIRVPVPVGSIVELNTTVARDVTREEILEAYRAAAQGPLAGVLEYSEDPLVSSDITGNPASSIFDSELTRVDGRHVKVVAWYDNEWGFSNRVIDTLTLLAAG; from the coding sequence ATGACTCGCATTGCCATCAACGGATTCGGCCGCATCGGTCGCAACGTGCTGCGCGCGCTCCTCGAGCGCGACACCGACCTCGAGGTCGTCGCCGTCAACGACCTGACGGAGCCCGCGACCCTCGCTCGGCTGCTCGCCTACGACACCACGTCGGGCCGGCTCGGCCGCCCCGTGACCGTCGAGGGGAATGTGCTCGTCGTCGACGGCCACCGCATCACGGTGCTCGCCGAGCGCGAGCCGGAGCAGCTGCCGTGGGCCGAGCTCGAGGTGGACCTGGTCCTGGAGGCGACCGGCCGCTTCACCTCGGCCGAGGCCGCCCGTGGCCACATCAAGGCGGGTGCGCGCAAGGTGCTGGTCAGCGCGCCGTCCGACGGCGCCGACGTCACGCTCGCGTTCGGTGTCAACACCGACGCCTACGACCCGGCCGAGCACGTGATCGTCTCGAACGCGTCCTGCACGACCAACGCGCTGGCCCCACTGGCCGCCGTCCTGGACGAGCTCGCCGGCATCGAGCACGGCTTCATGACCACGGTGCACGCCTACACGCAGGAGCAGAACCTGCAGGACGGTCCGCACCGCGACCCGCGCCGTGCCCGCGCCGCCGGTGTCAACATCGTTCCGACCTCGACCGGCGCCGCGAAGGCGATCGGCCTCGTGCTGCCGCAGCTCGACGGCAAGCTGTCGGGCGACTCGATCCGCGTGCCGGTCCCGGTGGGCTCGATCGTCGAACTCAACACCACCGTCGCCCGTGACGTGACGCGCGAGGAGATCCTCGAGGCGTACCGCGCCGCGGCGCAGGGACCGCTGGCCGGCGTGCTGGAGTACTCCGAGGACCCGCTCGTGTCCTCCGACATCACCGGCAACCCGGCTTCGTCGATCTTCGACTCGGAGCTCACCCGTGTCGACGGCCGCCACGTCAAGGTGGTCGCCTGGTACGACAACGAGTGGGGCTTCTCGAACCGCGTGATCGACACGCTCACGCTCCTCGCCGCGGGCTGA
- a CDS encoding MFS transporter, translating into MPSVSVRSAPVRGVPAPHLSGLGLFTVLLGAALPLIDFFIVNVALPSIEHDLAAGPALLELVVGGYGVAYAVLLVLGGRVGDSLGRRRLFLVGMAAFGVTSLACGLAPTAWALVAARVAQGAAAALMLPQVLATIQATTEGPRRAHAMSLYGATGGLSMVAGQILGGVLVAADLAGTGWRAVFLVNVPVVLVGLVLAVRSVPDTRAGRPAAVDVPGTLLLALSLISLLLPLTEGRAAGWPLWTWISLGVFPVAAAAFYFTERRADRKGHTPLVPPSLLRLESLRRSLALLMPFSVGFGGFMFVLAVTLQQGLEMGPVTAGLALAPMAVAFFGASLAGPRLITRFGSRIVTAGGVIQAAGIALLLVTLRQGWPDLGVAVLAPGIALAGLGQGFQMPVLMRLTLSDVPADRAGAGSGVMITAQQSAVALGVATLGSLFLALVPTAGMRAAVSTTLLVQLGLIALTVLLSLRLPRMR; encoded by the coding sequence GTGCCCAGCGTTTCCGTCCGCAGCGCCCCCGTCCGCGGTGTCCCCGCGCCCCACCTGAGCGGCCTCGGCCTGTTCACCGTGCTCCTCGGCGCGGCCCTGCCCCTGATCGACTTCTTCATCGTCAACGTCGCGCTGCCGTCCATCGAGCACGACCTCGCCGCCGGCCCCGCCCTCCTGGAACTGGTCGTCGGTGGCTACGGCGTCGCGTACGCCGTCCTGTTGGTCCTCGGCGGGCGCGTCGGCGACAGCCTCGGCCGCCGCCGGCTCTTCCTCGTCGGCATGGCTGCCTTCGGCGTCACCTCGCTCGCCTGCGGCCTCGCCCCGACCGCCTGGGCTCTCGTCGCCGCCCGCGTCGCCCAAGGCGCGGCCGCCGCCCTCATGCTGCCGCAGGTGCTCGCCACCATCCAGGCCACCACCGAGGGCCCGCGTCGGGCCCACGCCATGAGCCTGTACGGGGCCACCGGGGGCCTGTCCATGGTCGCCGGGCAGATCCTCGGCGGCGTCCTGGTCGCCGCGGACCTCGCCGGAACGGGCTGGCGCGCGGTGTTCCTGGTCAACGTCCCCGTGGTGCTGGTCGGGCTGGTCCTGGCGGTGCGCAGCGTCCCGGACACCCGGGCCGGCCGGCCCGCGGCCGTGGACGTGCCCGGCACCCTGCTCCTCGCGCTGTCGCTGATCTCGCTGCTGCTCCCGCTGACCGAGGGGCGCGCCGCCGGCTGGCCGCTGTGGACCTGGATCTCGCTGGGCGTGTTCCCCGTCGCCGCAGCGGCGTTCTACTTCACCGAGCGCCGGGCGGACCGTAAGGGCCACACCCCGCTGGTACCGCCGAGCCTGCTGAGGCTGGAGTCGCTGAGGCGCAGCCTGGCACTCCTGATGCCGTTCTCCGTCGGCTTCGGCGGCTTCATGTTCGTCCTCGCCGTGACCCTCCAACAAGGCCTGGAGATGGGCCCGGTGACGGCGGGCCTGGCGCTGGCGCCGATGGCCGTCGCCTTCTTCGGAGCCTCGCTGGCCGGCCCTCGCCTGATCACCCGCTTCGGCAGCAGGATCGTCACCGCCGGCGGCGTCATCCAGGCGGCCGGGATCGCCCTCCTGCTGGTCACCCTGCGCCAGGGCTGGCCGGACCTCGGCGTGGCCGTACTCGCACCGGGCATCGCCCTGGCGGGACTGGGCCAAGGCTTCCAGATGCCGGTGCTGATGCGCCTGACGCTCTCGGACGTCCCCGCCGACCGGGCCGGGGCGGGCAGCGGCGTCATGATCACCGCCCAGCAGTCCGCCGTGGCGCTCGGCGTCGCCACGCTCGGCAGCCTCTTCCTCGCGCTGGTCCCGACGGCAGGCATGCGCGCGGCCGTGTCGACCACCCTGCTCGTCCAGCTCGGCCTCATCGCGCTGACCGTCCTGCTGAGCCTCCGCCTCCCGCGTATGCGCTGA